A single Capra hircus breed San Clemente chromosome 13, ASM170441v1, whole genome shotgun sequence DNA region contains:
- the PFDN4 gene encoding prefoldin subunit 4, with amino-acid sequence MAATMKKAAAEDVHVTFEDQQKINKFARNTSRITELKEEIDVKKKQLQNLEDACEDIMLADDDCLMIPYQIGDVFISHSQEETQEMLEEAKKNLQEEIDALESRVESIQRVLADLKVQLYAKFGSNINLEADES; translated from the exons ATGGCGGCCACCATGAAGAAGGCG GCTGCAGAAGATGTCCATGTCACTTTTGAGGATCAACAAAAGATAAACAAATTTGCACGGAATACGAGTAGGATCACAGAGCTGAAGGAAGAAATAGACGTGAAAAAG AAACAACTCCAGAATTTAGAAGACGCCTGTGAGGACATCATGCTTGCAGATGACGACTGCTTAATGATCCCTTATCAGATTGGCGATGTTTTCATTAGTCATTCTCAAGAAGAAACACAAGAAATGTTAGAAGAAGCCAAG aAAAATTTGCAAGAAGAAATTGACGCCTTAGAATCCAGAGTGGAATCAATTCAGCGGGTGTTAGCAGATTTGAAAGTTCAGTTATATGCAAAATTTGGGAGTAACATAAACCTTGAAGCTGATGAAagttaa